ataggtccgtcagtggcaatttgcaccaatttcccgtagggtacttttagttgctttattataaattgattgtcgagttattttgatgtctattttttattcaattttatgaaataaaacattagttgaaaatataagttcagtctataaagttttagctaggggggctatagccccccctaggaaaattgtctagctacgctaatggtcaGGCTAAGTACATGAGAACAAAAAGGAAACTTTACTATACAAAAGTTGTTACAGAAGTGAGTCTTAGATTACAAAATCGATAACTTAATCTATGGAACATATAGAGTTCACACGTAGTTACTAAAATCATATGATAGTTGTTGGGTTGTAATACATAACAGGGTGATATATTTTACATACTCTACCTCAACCCAAGTACTATcgcattaaattcaaattaatacattaacaatttacaaaactggaaatgtttttctttggacaaacattttgtaaataaatcggCTACGTTTTCATTCGTAGGTAcatattcaatttcaatatcATGATTTTCAAATCGATCTCTAATAAAGTGATATCGTATATCGATATGCTTGCTCCTTTTGTGAGCAACTGGATTTTGAACCATGAATTGGGCACTCTGATTATCGCATCTGATCGTAGTTGGAGTTTTGATATAGGCTTCAAGTCCAATTTCGGCTAACAGACTTCTTATATAAACGACTTCCTTCGTTCCTTGACCATTGAACTGAGCGCAACGATTTTCTGTTTTTGGGATTCCCAGGTGATTGGACCTCCACCAAGAAATATTACAAAGCCACTATAATACTTTCGATCCACTACGTTGGAACCCCAGTCGGCATCTGTATAACAAACCAAACCATTAGTAGAATTAAAACACAACGTACCTTTTGGCTTGTGTTTGAGATATCTCAACACGTTTTTGGCCGCATCAAAATGTTCCTTTTCTGGATGACTGTTAAACTGCGAAAGTTTTGAAACAGCATGTGATATGTCCGGGCGCGAAGCTACAGCAAGATATGTCAACGACCCAATTAATGACTGATATCTCTTCACATCGTAGCCTTCACAATTCTCCTTTGAGCATTTCTTCAAAACAGTTCCGACAGCTAAGGGTGTGTGTGATGGTTTGCAATTTTCCATTTTCCATTCTCGaagaaaattttccgtaaaagTACTTTGATGGACAGATATTGGTCCACGAAGGCCATCTCTTTCTATCTCCATTCCTAGATAGCTTTACTGGTCCTCTGTCGATAGCATCCacatatttattcaaatttgtcACTATTGCATTTAAAGTGCTCTCGTTGGAACATGACAGCAATATGTCATCAACATATAGAGCTAAGAAAATCTTTTCATCACCTTTATCCATCACGTACAAACAATTATCGGTTTTGGTACGAACACATTTtagatcaattaaaattttatttattttacggTACCAATCTCTACCGGCCTGCTTGAGACCGTATATTGATCTCTTCACCTTACAAACACGTTCGGGGAATTTCTCATCAACAAACATGGGTGGTTGTCTCATATACACCTCTTCTTGAAGATCCCCATTTAAAAATGCAGAAACAATGTCAATATGGTTGACCAAGAGTGCACATGGGCAATGACTGGGCCCATAACCTATGTTAGCAATCGATGTAAAAAATGAAAGTCAGGCTAAGTACATGAGAACAAAAAGGATACTTTACTATACAAAAGTTGTTACAGAAGTGAGTCTTAGATTACAAAATCGATAACTTAATCTATGGAACATATAGAGTTCACACGTAGTTACTAAAATCATATGATAGTTGTTGGGTTGTAATACATAACAGGGTGATATATTTTACACTTGTTGTACAGGAtatgcttaaataaataaataaaatacgaaatagcataaaacagtgaaaaattaatggGCATTGTCCAAAACAGGAAAAGTCCGATAATACCGTTGTTGGTacctaaatgaaaggtattgacatgacgaataatcgtgtataattgaatgataagttaagtggttgaaAAAtatggatccaaaaagggaaaattttcaaaaaaatcttgttttacAGTGACCCTTTTCCGCCGTAAAAGTACAAACTAAAAATAactggatatctcaaaaactgttccatacattctttttaaattttatcgaattcagcagatcaaaatacataagaaaagtcacatctcatcaaatgcacatgaaaaaaaatttattttgtaaactagtgtaattattgataaaaacgagttcgatttttgtatttttaattttcatttattcaatatttcgtcttttcattgaaagacttcatcgggaaaattGTTTCTGCTTATacaaatagaaaagaaaataactcgattaactttttatgaatacggctgaaaatctttggaaccgggcatgctttcttTTAGTGTAGATACACGTCGATATATCGACAATATATTGTAGCACTACAGTACTGTTTCCTTTTAGTACTGGATGCATAATTTGtatgcataagcgtaggaaggcctctgggaagggggcttagacccccccagaaaaattttagcccctccccagaatttgaaaacctatttaggatttttcattgttgttatatactattaaacaagtaaatacaaccgcatcaagttccgctaaagactttcatgcacaattttattttgtttagtctaacttttagtcgatttaattaaaaaatacacccagaaaaaagtgaccctttctttaagtggtttcagcaggacggtgccacttgccatacAGCCAACGAaagaatggctcttttgcgcaacaaattcaatggccgtgttatctcacgtaatggcgatgtcaattggccgccaagatcatgtgatttgacaccgttggacttttttctttggggttatttgaaagaaaaggtgtacgtcgataagccagcaacaattcaagagctaaaggatgagataattcgggacattaacggcatagaacctccattatgcctcagcgtcatcgaaaatttggaccatcggatgaaggtgtgccaccgaggtcgcggcgcccatttggctgatagttgttccatacataattgagtaataccaatatatcataataaaataaaattacaataatttcctaaatagtttgtgttttattcaaaatcaacatcggcccttgaaattttaacaactctttataaacaaaaaaaatccaaaaccaaatttttcacaaaaggttagcgtcactgaatattacctgataattgaagattccaaaatgaagtcgactGAAGGGGTTGttgttctgctggtgttttcttttttataaaccaattttcaaaaaacgaacattttgctcacaaatttaaaataacaaatattttatttgttttttataatattattttactatattattttttaacaatctctccgtataccataacaacgcgattccaactaaaaaacaatccaagcgcaaacatatcgattacaggtagataaaagaaatgtaggaaattttcctatattctaacaagtgcgtttccttaagttttgaaaggattgaatacttcttagtacgaatgaactaaaatatttttctatgccaagtattattcgtatgtatggcaagatttctataataaaggaagtcagaattatcattttataagaaatctttctaaatttgaggaaacttggttttagttcggtttttgtttatttttacgaatgctttgttatcagtgaatacaattttcttgttcagtagtaaattcttatacccagcgaagaaaacagtattagtaaaattccatgcgctattctagttaatgaactattcctaactgctttcaatttaggatttttttactgaaacaagtaaattttattatttcacacaaaatattaACTGAGTGGAAATAAACTGGCTAaagtaaattgatgaacattttttcctttagtttcgaagacacttttttctgggtgtaatagGGGAAATGAGATCAGATAACAAAACACAGGGTTATATACAGTGAATGAATGCTAAACTAAGAAAAAGGTCATGAAAGGAATTaggaaagtagtaaaaaataaataaatgattgtaataagcgatgacgtaattttatcgttacaatttaacatttaaaataaaaattaaaatctagCCAAATGTGTAATTTGTTCAATTCATTATTTATAAATATCGTTAAGTTTTAAATAGTATTTGGggtgtaaatttaagtttaaaaataaatagttaggcaaattcaaaataaattagtTTAAGGAAATGGTGTATTGGATATGGTGAGTTTCAAGTCCAATGTATTATTCAATACAACTATGAAATATAGTTTTAAGTAAAAAGTACAGTGCAATTCCTGAAACTTTTGTGCCATTTAGACTTAAgctaaatattcaatttagttCATGTACGATGGGTGTTTTGTGCTGTGATTTTGTTCCCCAGCAAGAAAGCATCGCCATAAAAGTAGTGTTCGTTTTGGATCGGGAATTGGTGCAGAAAAGGAGcttcgatgaatttaacatgggcttgtcataggatagaTGTCTACCATTttaatagccgttgcactgaatttgcatcacttattacggtgtgattcgaattcagtgttttggatgtgaagtacaaatttttgatattttggcacataaataatttttataatctttttataatttttaatgcaatataaataattctgcaacttttgaacggataaacatATTTCTGTTTGCGTGACagtgttttttttcaaagtttgcaAGTTTGTGAGTCCCTAGTTGGTCCACGacctgacctgtaggcgttgaaagttggtcacctcggggttatcaaattttgttgtagctgtcaaatccgcaattgtgaaccgattttgatggttttttctttactggatagaacttgtaaaACCCTTCAAAAAAGTTCGCGAGCGAgggctttttattttttttttgttatcgggaaaacaaaaattacgaaaattgaacgTTTTTGGGCAAGGaaccatttaaaaaaatcaattttttgggagttacaaatatgaattgaaatctatataaattttgaaataattattatatatcattatgatttttattgagcTTTGCAGGGAAAATTGTGTTAAGAAATATCACTGAATATACTATTCCCAAAATTCTtatcaacaagtaaggaaagtctaaagtcgggcggagccgactatattatacccttcaccactatgtagacaaacatttgtgttaccatctcaactacttaaaatttgctgggagctataaaaaatttgcatttccagatacaaatacttttaatggaaacaattttttgtacttctacaaaaactctagaattaacatTCAAATCGGCTAAAGCCATTTCGTAATATTTATTCGCATTTTGGGGTTGGATATTTGAATTTAAGTATTTTGAATCGAATTTTTGGCGGCCGTTGACTTAGCATCATTTTTTGACTCTAaggatttctccaaattttaagtTACACAGATAAGGgggacaaaaaaggaaagttccCAGTTCATAATTGTGTGATTTTTCAGTCAGAAAGTTGCTAGATTAAGAAAAACGGCGAATTTGTTAGTGGAAATAGGAAACGATTAGTATGAATGAAAACTTGAAGGATCATCCTCCTGATAGGGGGAGGATCGGTAAGGAAGATAAAGATGACGACCCAGAATAAGAGAAGGTATGATGAGAAGAAAGCGGATATGAAAACCAGATCCCGAAGTAATAGCCGATCGAGATCGAAGGCAGGCGGTTAGAGGATGGTATGAGAGTGGAAATTGATCACGATAAGGAAGGAAGTACCGGGAATATGGATGAGGCAAAGAAAAGTAACAACGACAAGGAGATGAGGCAAGGCAATGAGAACGATAAAAGGAACATGTTTGAATGCAGATACGATGAGGATCACAAGGGCGATATCAATGTGTATGTGGACACGAAGAATCAAGGtgagagtaggttaggttaggttaaagtggcagctcgattaagattcaggctcacttagactattcagtccattgtgataccacattaactaaaagtacctattacatgtgggcacttctagttttaaccgttgaaccttctcgattattttcttctgttgaaccaaccagattgttccaaaaacattagcaaactgcttaagttaacgttttccaggtccgctagtaatctgaagctatatgcccctaaaatttgctaacgccttacacaaaatgcaggacactcacacaagaggtgttttattgattccttttcctccgcatcatgacaactcatacaatagtcattatacttcgcaccaagagtttttgcaaaatcgcctatcaggcagcgacccgttatagcagtgatatctggcgtctcgagaacactagcatatctagtgtgcggtttaagtttaaatggggccatatttgcttggtgtcgttacaacccttacaattctcccatcgaacatttgccatcatgacagccttctcacgcagtaagagcttgcaggtagccagaggcacaccaacagattctagttcccctggaatatgtaaggtagttcctagccttgctagctcatctgcttcgcagttccccggtatgttcctgtggccaggcacccatattaggtgaatattgtgctgctcagccatctcattgagagatttgcggcagtcgatggccgttttcgagttgaggaacacagagtccaaggattttattgcaggttgactgtctgagtatatattaatgccaatattgcttggagcattacttctcagccaattcaccacttctcttattgctaatatttcagcctgaaaaatactacagtgatcaggtaatcttttcgctattcgaagttccagatctttagaatatactccgaaacccacttgtccattcaatttggagccatcagtatagaaatctatatatcttttattccccggggtctgtgtacaccacgcctcactgttgggaattagtgtctcaaactttttgtcgaaaagttgactcgccaaagtgtaatccactacgttaggcacatctggcattaatttgaggaccgaactgtgaccgtaacttttttccgaccacagcgatagctcgcgcaaccgcacagccgttgttgcagctgactgtttggccaaaatgtctaaaggcaatagatgtagcatgacattaagggagtctgttcctgtcttactaaatgcgcctgagatacacaagcacgccatacgctgaactttgtctaaaattgtcggctggtgaagtgccggccaccagactacaacaccatacagcattataggtctaaccactgccgtgtatagccaatgtacaatttttggttttagtccccactttttccctattgcatttttgcacgagtataaagctaccgttgctttcctcgccctttcttcaatattaagcttaaagttcagcttcctgtccaaaataacgccaaggtattttgcacactccctaaagggaatttcaataccccctaaggaaatgggcctaaccgtgggagttttgcgatctttgcagtacatgactatttctgtctttgcaggatttaccccaagaccattatctttcgcccatttctcagtcatccggagggctctctgtataatatctcgaactgttgatgggaattttcccctgactgttagcgccacatcatctgcgtatgccaccacttgtatcctttctttttctaggaaaaccagaaggtcgtttatagcaacattccaaagaagaggtgatagaactcctccttgaggagtgcctctgttcacatacctttgtatgtttgcttgtcctagtgtggctgaaatgcgtctcttccttagaagttcgtctaacagcctaagtatacctggatcaacattcagagttgtcagtccatttaatatcgagctcggatggacgttattgaaccccccttcgatgtctagaaatgccacgattgtgtattctttgacagatagtgagctttcaataaagctgactagttcatgtaatgcggtctcagtagacctgcctttcgagtatgcatgatgtcgtttcgagagcaaacttgaatcgacgctagttctaagataaatatctatcatcctctccagagtcttaagtaggaatgatgataagctgattggtcggaaatccttcgcattcgagtgagaggcttttcccgctttaggtatgaaaacgacttttgattctctccactttcgtggaatatatgctaagttgatacatcctatatatatcgccgacaaccaggggataattctgtcagccaccgcttttaactccgccggagtaattccatcaggtccgggggatttgaatgatccaaaggtgAGAGTAGAAAACCATTGAATATCTTAGCGCTTGGGAAGTTGATGAAAGACCTTGAGGTGTCGGGCGTGACCCTATTAACGAAAATAGGATATGGACGGGCGAAGGTTATgttcaaaaattatattgagGCGAACCAGTTTGCGGATAATCGGAAGATGGTAGAGGCTGGATACCAGCCTAAAATAATGAGGCATTTTATTGCAAAGATGGGAATAATGTATAATGTGCCTATGGACATGACAGTCGATTATCTATGGGATAATATTACATCTGATCATACCATACTGGACATTTTTAGAATTCACCGGAAGGAACGTGGCGAACAGATCCCAACGGGTAGGGTAAAAATTCTGTTTAAAGGCTCAAAGGTACCAgaatcaatatatatgtatgagtgtACGTTGACATACCCCGTGGAGCCAGCTGTACCATTCGGGCAGTGTGCCAGATGTTTCAGGTTTAACCATTACGCTGAACATTGCAAGGATAGTGTTGCAGTCTGTAGAAGCTGCTACCACAGACATGAGGCAAAGATCGCATGTGCGCCGCGGCCGAGCTGCTCGAACTGCAAGGGGGATCACCACCCGAGCGACAGGAATTGCCCAGCAAGGGCAAAGGCCTATAGCATTAAATATGCAATGACAAAGGACAACCTTAGCTTTAAGGAGGCACGCGCCAGATATGCCTCATTGTTCTCTAATCGATTCAGTATACTGGATGGAGAATTAGACAACGAGTTCCCGAGCATCGACGTGAATAATAGAAAGGGCAAGAATAGGCTGGAGAATGGTCAGACAACAAAACAGAACAGACAGGAGTTCATTCACACCCAATATTCATACGCATCGGTTGCAAAGGTTAATAGGAACAGAGAGCGTGAGAGTGCGAACAGCGAAAGAACGTTGAGGGAGCACAAAGAAACCCTGATGGCTGAAGAGACCTACAAAGGTGCCAACGGTAGTGTGTTTG
This is a stretch of genomic DNA from Haematobia irritans isolate KBUSLIRL chromosome 4, ASM5000362v1, whole genome shotgun sequence. It encodes these proteins:
- the LOC142235454 gene encoding uncharacterized protein LOC142235454; the encoded protein is MEIERDGLRGPISVHQSTFTENFLREWKMENCKPSHTPLAVGTVLKKCSKENCEGYDVKRYQSLIGSLTYLAVASRPDISHAVSKLSQFNSHPEKEHFDAAKNVLRYLKHKPKDADWGSNVVDRKYYSGFVIFLGGGPITWESQKQKIVALSSMVKERRKSFI